One genomic segment of Prochlorococcus marinus str. MIT 0919 includes these proteins:
- the ppc gene encoding phosphoenolpyruvate carboxylase, whose product MPRSELENLPNNDTLDKHQSGDNPALADHPVAKQHLLQTRLTLVEDLWQTVLRSECPAEQIDRVLRLKELSNPIHSLDLDAKNPVDEIVLLIEQMDLVEAISAARAFSLYFQLVNILEQRIEEDTYLESISSLKSNDIANELNPFAPPLASQTAPATFSELFERLKRLNVPPGQLEELLRQIDIRLVFTAHPTEIVRHTVRHKQRRVANLLQRLQSDIVISLTEKESLRLQLEEEIRLWWRTDELHQFKPTVLDEVDYALHYFQQVLFDAMPQLRRRINSALSKSYPDVEIPTEAFCTFGSWVGSDRDGNPSVTPEITWRAACYQRQLMLERYINSVQELRDQLSISMQWSQVSSPLLESLEMDRVRFPDVYEERAARYRLEPYRLKLSYILQRLKLTHKRNQELADAGWKTVPEAIPYLSSSGKTLEDFSYTSIAEFRCDLELIRNSLVATELSCEPLDTLLTQVHIFGFSLASLDIRQESNRHSDALNELTQFLELPVIYDDMEELERIKWLTEELQTRRPLIPSAVEWSKNTEETIAVFRMLHRLQEEFGSRICSSYVISMSHSVSDLLEVLLLAKEAGLADVSSGSADLLVVPLFETVEDLQRAPAVMEELFASKFYLDLLPRVGEKLQPLQELMLGYSDSNKDSGFLSSNWEIHQAQIALQNLASRYGVALRLFHGRGGSVGRGGGPAYQAILAQPSGTLKGRIKITEQGEVLASKYSLPELALYNLETVTTAVLQNSLVTNQLDATPSWNELMTRLAARSRSHYRSLVHDNPDLVAFFQEVTPIEEISKLQISSRPARRKSGTKQLSSLRAIPWVFGWTQSRFLLPSWFGVGTALAAELEADQDQIELLRMLHQRWPFFRMLVSKVEMTLSKVDLEVANHYVTSLGSQNNKEAFTQIFKIISKEYALTKRLILSITDKSKLLSADPALQASVELRNRTIVPLGFLQVALLRRLRDQNRQPPVSETVASGGDIARTYSRSELLRGALLTINGIAAGMRNTG is encoded by the coding sequence ATGCCTAGATCTGAACTAGAAAATTTGCCAAATAATGACACTCTTGATAAGCATCAATCAGGAGATAATCCTGCGTTAGCAGATCATCCTGTTGCTAAACAACATTTATTGCAAACGAGATTGACTCTTGTTGAAGACCTTTGGCAAACAGTTTTACGGAGTGAATGTCCTGCTGAACAAATAGACCGAGTACTTCGTCTTAAGGAATTAAGTAATCCCATTCATTCATTAGACTTAGATGCCAAAAATCCAGTTGACGAAATAGTTTTGTTAATTGAGCAGATGGATTTAGTTGAGGCGATTTCTGCAGCACGAGCATTTTCCTTATATTTTCAATTAGTTAATATTCTTGAGCAGAGGATAGAAGAAGATACTTATTTAGAAAGCATTAGCAGTCTTAAGTCAAATGATATTGCGAATGAATTAAACCCTTTTGCACCCCCACTTGCTAGTCAGACTGCTCCAGCAACCTTTAGTGAGCTTTTTGAACGTTTAAAACGCCTCAATGTACCTCCAGGCCAATTAGAAGAATTATTAAGGCAGATAGATATTCGGTTGGTTTTTACAGCTCATCCAACAGAAATAGTGAGACATACCGTTCGTCATAAGCAACGTAGGGTAGCGAATTTATTACAGAGGCTTCAGTCAGATATAGTCATTTCGTTGACAGAAAAGGAAAGTCTAAGACTTCAATTGGAAGAAGAGATCAGGCTTTGGTGGCGTACAGATGAATTACATCAGTTTAAGCCAACTGTTTTAGATGAAGTAGATTATGCCCTTCATTATTTTCAGCAAGTTTTATTTGACGCGATGCCTCAGCTTCGACGTCGAATCAATTCAGCATTATCTAAAAGTTACCCAGATGTAGAGATACCTACAGAAGCCTTTTGCACTTTTGGCTCTTGGGTAGGTTCTGATCGTGATGGGAACCCTTCGGTTACGCCTGAAATAACTTGGAGAGCAGCTTGCTACCAGCGTCAATTAATGTTGGAGCGCTATATCAACTCTGTTCAAGAATTAAGAGACCAATTAAGCATTTCAATGCAATGGAGTCAGGTTAGTTCTCCGTTATTAGAGTCTCTTGAAATGGATCGAGTACGCTTCCCAGATGTTTATGAGGAAAGAGCAGCTAGATATCGGTTAGAGCCTTATCGCTTAAAATTAAGTTATATCTTACAGCGACTTAAATTAACCCATAAACGTAATCAAGAACTTGCAGATGCAGGTTGGAAGACAGTTCCCGAAGCTATCCCTTATTTAAGTTCATCTGGGAAAACTCTGGAAGATTTTTCGTACACCTCAATTGCTGAATTTCGTTGTGATTTAGAACTTATTCGCAATAGTTTGGTTGCAACGGAATTAAGTTGTGAGCCATTAGATACATTATTAACCCAGGTTCATATTTTTGGTTTTTCTTTAGCAAGTTTAGATATTCGTCAAGAAAGCAATCGCCATAGTGATGCTTTAAATGAACTCACACAGTTTCTTGAGTTGCCAGTAATTTATGACGATATGGAGGAGCTGGAAAGAATCAAGTGGCTAACTGAAGAATTGCAAACTCGAAGACCGTTAATTCCTTCCGCAGTTGAATGGTCTAAAAATACTGAGGAGACTATTGCAGTGTTCCGAATGCTGCATCGTTTGCAGGAGGAGTTTGGTAGTCGAATTTGTAGCTCTTATGTAATTTCTATGAGCCATTCTGTTTCTGATCTGCTTGAGGTGCTTTTGTTGGCCAAAGAAGCTGGACTGGCTGATGTTTCTTCTGGCAGTGCGGACTTGCTTGTAGTTCCTTTATTTGAGACGGTTGAGGATTTACAAAGAGCTCCAGCAGTCATGGAAGAGCTTTTTGCTTCAAAGTTCTACTTGGATTTATTGCCTCGTGTAGGAGAAAAACTTCAACCTTTGCAAGAACTTATGCTTGGTTACTCTGATAGTAATAAAGATTCAGGATTTTTATCTAGTAATTGGGAAATTCATCAGGCGCAAATTGCTCTACAAAATCTTGCTAGTAGATATGGAGTTGCTTTACGTCTATTTCATGGCCGAGGTGGTTCTGTTGGTCGCGGCGGCGGACCTGCTTATCAAGCAATACTTGCTCAGCCTAGTGGTACTTTGAAGGGTCGAATTAAAATTACTGAACAAGGAGAGGTTTTAGCTTCTAAATATAGCCTTCCTGAGCTTGCTCTTTATAACTTAGAAACGGTTACTACGGCTGTCTTACAAAATAGTTTGGTTACTAATCAACTGGATGCTACCCCTTCCTGGAATGAACTAATGACAAGATTGGCAGCACGTTCACGATCGCATTATCGATCACTTGTTCATGATAATCCTGATTTAGTAGCTTTTTTTCAGGAAGTAACTCCAATTGAAGAAATTAGTAAATTACAAATTTCTAGCCGACCAGCCCGTAGGAAATCTGGAACGAAGCAATTATCAAGTCTTCGAGCAATACCTTGGGTATTCGGCTGGACTCAGAGTAGGTTTCTTTTGCCAAGTTGGTTTGGTGTAGGGACAGCCTTGGCAGCTGAATTAGAAGCTGATCAAGACCAGATTGAATTATTAAGAATGTTGCATCAACGTTGGCCTTTCTTTCGGATGTTGGTTTCTAAGGTAGAGATGACCTTGTCGAAAGTTGACCTGGAAGTAGCTAATCACTATGTAACCAGTCTTGGTAGTCAAAATAATAAAGAGGCGTTCACTCAAATCTTCAAGATTATTTCTAAAGAATATGCTCTAACTAAGCGCTTAATTTTAAGTATTACTGATAAATCAAAGCTCTTAAGTGCAGACCCTGCTTTACAAGCATCCGTAGAACTTAGGAATCGTACTATTGTACCTCTGGGCTTTCTTCAGGTTGCTTTGTTGAGACGATTACGTGATCAAAACCGCCAACCGCCTGTTAGTGAAACTGTTGCTTCTGGTGGAGATATAGCACGCACGTATAGTCGTAGTGAATTGTTAAGAGGTGCCCTGCTAACTATCAATGGGATTGCTGCAGGGATGAGAAATACAGGTTAA
- the gshA gene encoding glutamate--cysteine ligase: MNNLLLKGFEVELFTGHFSGENVGVSAEVTKEFSDFVKEPDKRNLEYITQPERDYSNLKELLLEPRRKLREWLKHRDLTILPGSTLTLGNSNQFERSDTSNSYHEYIEKNYGTRVVTASVHINLGIEDVSFLFSALRLLRCEAALFLALSASSPFLDGVITGAHSQRWIQFPITPREVPLFKNHAEYITWIEDQLRQGAMHNPRHLWTAVRPNGPNRPYELNRLELRICDLITNCDLLLAVTTLLELRVLSLLNNPGHLDPFHATRLSDQQLLKLIAMNEEASARFSLDATLNHWVDGKEISCRQWILELFEEVTPLANQLDLYKQLSPITEVLKNGNQAMQWIDSYSKGESLQTLLKKTIKDMESEEVLKRQTSVEFD; encoded by the coding sequence ATGAATAATTTATTACTAAAAGGCTTTGAAGTTGAATTATTTACTGGTCACTTTTCTGGAGAAAATGTTGGAGTTTCTGCAGAAGTAACTAAGGAATTTTCCGATTTTGTTAAAGAGCCTGATAAACGTAATTTGGAATATATTACTCAACCTGAAAGAGATTATTCTAATTTAAAAGAACTACTTCTAGAACCCCGAAGAAAGTTAAGAGAATGGCTCAAGCATCGCGATCTGACAATTTTGCCTGGTAGTACATTGACTTTGGGGAATAGTAACCAATTTGAAAGATCTGACACTTCTAACTCCTACCATGAATATATAGAGAAGAATTACGGGACAAGGGTTGTCACAGCAAGTGTTCATATCAATTTGGGGATTGAAGACGTATCATTCCTTTTTTCTGCGCTTAGATTGCTTAGGTGTGAGGCAGCTTTATTTTTAGCACTTAGTGCAAGCTCCCCCTTTTTGGATGGGGTAATTACTGGAGCTCACTCTCAAAGATGGATCCAATTCCCAATAACGCCTAGGGAAGTTCCACTATTTAAGAATCATGCGGAATATATTACTTGGATAGAAGATCAACTTAGGCAGGGGGCAATGCACAATCCTCGGCATTTATGGACTGCTGTAAGGCCTAATGGCCCAAACCGACCATATGAATTAAACCGCCTAGAATTGCGCATTTGTGATCTCATCACTAACTGCGATTTACTTTTAGCAGTGACAACTTTGCTTGAATTAAGAGTTTTGAGCCTTTTAAATAATCCAGGTCATTTAGATCCTTTTCACGCAACACGTTTAAGTGATCAACAGTTATTGAAACTTATTGCTATGAATGAAGAAGCATCAGCAAGATTTAGTCTGGATGCAACTCTAAATCACTGGGTTGATGGGAAAGAAATTTCTTGTCGTCAATGGATATTAGAACTCTTTGAGGAGGTAACACCTTTGGCAAATCAGCTAGACCTTTATAAGCAACTTTCTCCTATTACTGAGGTGTTAAAAAATGGTAATCAAGCTATGCAATGGATTGACTCTTATTCAAAAGGAGAATCACTACAAACTCTTTTAAAAAAGACTATTAAAGATATGGAAAGTGAAGAAGTCTTGAAAAGACAAACATCAGTAGAATTTGATTGA
- a CDS encoding anthranilate synthase component I family protein: protein MHSSDRDSFLQAASRGLTFIPLVESWPADLETPLTTWLKVGQGKPPGVLLESVEGGETLGRWSVIASDPLWVAKANGDKLIRSWRNGESDEFVGNPFETLRDCLRPYRSEPIPDLPFLGQLYGMWGYELIQWIEATVPTFARGKNDPPDGVWMFMDRIIIFDQVKRLIHAVSYGDLVLHDSPSEAYEIALKGTKYLESLLEAPLPSIKPLRWSSTTDIPASIQSNTTKTEFESAVNSAKQFIKRGDIFQIVLSQKLTTQVTNESFEIYRSLRMVNPSPFMAFFDFGDWQLIGSSPEVMVQATPYKDSISASLRPIAGTRPRGKDNEEDEQLAIELLSDPKERAEHVMLVDLGRNDLGRVCIPGSVSVKELMVIEKYSHVMHIVSEVQGKLEEGKDVWDLLMAAFPAGTVSGAPKIRAMQLINELERDSRGPYSGVYGSMDLNGALNTAITIRTMVVSRNAQGELSVQVQAGAGVVADSIPSNEFQETINKAKGMLHALGCLQQDN from the coding sequence ATGCATAGTTCTGATCGTGATTCATTTTTACAAGCTGCTTCTAGAGGCTTAACTTTTATTCCCCTTGTTGAGAGTTGGCCTGCAGATCTTGAGACTCCTCTCACCACCTGGTTAAAAGTTGGGCAAGGTAAACCTCCAGGTGTTTTATTGGAATCTGTCGAAGGCGGTGAAACACTTGGGAGATGGAGTGTTATAGCATCTGATCCACTATGGGTAGCAAAAGCTAATGGCGATAAATTAATTCGGAGTTGGCGGAATGGAGAGTCTGATGAATTTGTCGGCAATCCATTTGAAACCCTTAGAGATTGTTTAAGACCTTATCGTTCAGAACCGATCCCTGACTTGCCTTTTCTCGGGCAATTGTATGGGATGTGGGGCTATGAATTAATTCAGTGGATAGAAGCTACTGTTCCAACGTTTGCAAGAGGAAAGAACGATCCGCCTGATGGTGTGTGGATGTTTATGGATAGAATTATTATTTTTGATCAAGTCAAACGTCTGATCCATGCAGTTTCTTATGGCGATCTAGTGCTTCATGACTCTCCTTCAGAGGCCTATGAGATTGCTTTAAAGGGAACAAAATATTTAGAATCACTTTTAGAAGCTCCTTTGCCTTCTATCAAACCTCTTCGATGGAGTTCGACAACAGATATACCTGCTTCAATTCAGAGCAATACAACTAAAACTGAATTCGAAAGCGCAGTCAATTCGGCTAAGCAATTTATTAAACGTGGAGATATTTTTCAAATTGTTTTAAGTCAGAAATTAACTACTCAGGTAACTAATGAATCATTTGAAATTTATCGCAGCTTGCGCATGGTGAACCCTTCACCTTTTATGGCGTTCTTTGATTTTGGTGATTGGCAGTTAATCGGATCGAGTCCTGAGGTTATGGTGCAAGCAACGCCATATAAAGATTCTATTTCTGCAAGTTTGCGCCCTATAGCTGGAACAAGACCTAGAGGGAAGGATAATGAAGAAGATGAACAATTAGCAATTGAGCTGTTATCTGATCCTAAAGAAAGGGCTGAACATGTAATGCTGGTTGATTTGGGCCGCAATGATTTAGGCCGTGTATGTATTCCGGGAAGTGTTTCAGTGAAAGAGTTAATGGTTATCGAAAAGTATTCACATGTCATGCACATAGTTAGTGAGGTTCAAGGAAAATTAGAAGAAGGGAAAGATGTCTGGGATTTATTGATGGCTGCATTTCCTGCTGGAACAGTTTCGGGAGCTCCTAAAATAAGAGCAATGCAATTAATTAATGAGCTTGAAAGAGATTCTCGAGGTCCATATTCGGGAGTGTATGGATCTATGGACTTAAATGGAGCTTTAAATACTGCTATCACTATTCGCACTATGGTTGTTTCCCGAAATGCTCAGGGTGAGTTAAGTGTTCAAGTACAAGCAGGAGCAGGCGTTGTGGCTGATTCTATTCCATCAAATGAATTTCAAGAAACTATAAATAAAGCAAAAGGCATGCTTCATGCCTTAGGTTGTCTACAGCAGGATAATTAA
- a CDS encoding photosystem I reaction center subunit II PsaD, which translates to MTEVLKGSLPQSIGSTGGLLNAAETEEKYAITWSSKKSQAFELPTGGAAVMNEGENLMYFARKEQCLALGTQLRSFKPRIEDYKIYRVFPGGDTEFLHPKDGVFPEKVNEGRSIINHNPRRIGENPNPASIKFTGKKTFDS; encoded by the coding sequence ATGACAGAAGTTTTGAAAGGCAGTCTTCCTCAAAGCATTGGAAGCACCGGTGGTTTACTTAATGCTGCGGAAACCGAAGAAAAATATGCAATTACCTGGAGTAGTAAAAAATCCCAGGCCTTTGAGCTACCCACTGGAGGTGCAGCTGTTATGAACGAAGGCGAGAACCTGATGTATTTTGCTCGTAAAGAACAATGTCTTGCTTTAGGAACTCAGCTGAGGTCATTTAAACCAAGAATTGAAGACTATAAAATATATAGAGTTTTCCCTGGAGGAGATACCGAGTTTCTTCATCCTAAAGATGGAGTATTCCCTGAGAAGGTAAATGAAGGTAGAAGCATTATTAATCACAATCCTCGTAGGATTGGTGAGAACCCAAATCCTGCAAGCATAAAATTTACAGGTAAGAAAACTTTCGATTCTTAG
- a CDS encoding sensor histidine kinase has protein sequence MTNQISISSIHKRMAQGVPLGRVDEQIVRRLWWAALDTLQDEILLPMNLTKGLWLASPLPALYEPRLLDHLQGWVWAPDELSNLNYLNPFLLPPSSARSINQKSNSQKNNFNRFPLLKDDGHDPLLIIITPEVQVAIALQGNPGERNLLMRSDPETFKDLLTMLDIRLDSEESHQANQLREALANLGQLRSNEDLSKIFWPLLASRMAGIAPSLNIQTLPDSENLDQLETKTSEEILLLEALTHEVRTPLATIRTLIRSLLRRKDLSQVVISRLKQIDTECTEQIDRFGLIFNAVELERNETKKSNLASTDLGNMLQMLYPAWKEKLYRRGLALNLDIASDLPQVLSDPERLELMLGGLIDRNTRGLPPGGRISLVLRPAGQRLKLQIIDESPPEKYKKHHGIEQNSDLGTVLSWNPNTGSLQLTQGATQRLLASLGGRLTSRRDRGLIVFFPIAEAK, from the coding sequence GTGACTAATCAAATTTCAATTAGCTCTATTCACAAGCGAATGGCTCAAGGGGTCCCACTAGGAAGAGTTGATGAGCAAATTGTTAGAAGATTATGGTGGGCAGCCTTAGATACTTTGCAGGATGAAATATTGCTCCCAATGAATCTTACAAAAGGGTTGTGGCTTGCTTCTCCCTTGCCAGCACTATATGAACCAAGATTATTAGATCATCTTCAAGGTTGGGTTTGGGCTCCTGATGAGTTATCTAATCTTAATTATCTTAATCCTTTTTTACTTCCTCCATCTAGCGCGAGATCTATTAATCAAAAGAGTAATTCTCAAAAAAATAATTTTAATAGATTCCCTTTACTAAAGGATGATGGACATGACCCTTTATTAATAATTATTACCCCTGAAGTACAAGTTGCAATTGCTCTCCAAGGAAATCCTGGTGAAAGAAATTTGCTTATGAGAAGTGATCCTGAAACATTTAAAGATTTGCTTACTATGTTAGATATAAGACTTGATAGTGAAGAATCTCATCAGGCCAATCAACTGAGGGAAGCATTGGCCAATTTGGGTCAATTAAGAAGTAATGAAGATCTTTCAAAGATTTTTTGGCCCTTGCTTGCTTCCAGGATGGCAGGGATTGCCCCAAGCTTAAACATTCAGACTCTCCCAGACAGTGAAAATCTAGATCAATTAGAAACAAAAACTAGTGAAGAAATCTTGCTGCTAGAAGCATTGACCCATGAAGTTAGGACTCCTTTGGCAACTATTAGAACGCTTATAAGATCTTTATTACGAAGAAAAGACCTCTCTCAGGTTGTAATTTCTAGACTTAAACAGATTGATACCGAATGCACTGAGCAAATTGATAGATTTGGTTTGATTTTTAATGCTGTAGAGCTTGAACGAAATGAAACTAAGAAATCAAATTTAGCTAGCACTGATTTAGGGAATATGCTTCAAATGCTTTATCCAGCATGGAAAGAAAAATTGTATAGAAGGGGTTTAGCGTTGAATTTAGATATAGCTTCAGATTTACCTCAGGTTTTAAGTGATCCGGAGAGGTTGGAGTTGATGTTAGGAGGATTGATCGATAGAAACACACGAGGCCTTCCTCCTGGAGGAAGAATTTCTCTTGTTTTAAGGCCTGCAGGACAGCGCTTAAAGCTTCAAATCATTGATGAATCCCCCCCCGAAAAGTATAAAAAGCATCATGGTATTGAGCAAAATTCTGATCTTGGAACTGTCTTAAGTTGGAACCCTAATACTGGGAGTTTGCAATTGACGCAAGGTGCTACTCAGAGGCTTTTAGCAAGTCTGGGAGGACGTTTGACTAGTCGTCGGGATAGAGGGCTAATTGTTTTTTTTCCGATCGCAGAAGCAAAATAA
- the rodA gene encoding rod shape-determining protein RodA, protein MASPLTPIKSKKFSRRFSFTPRKLKDIEWILWTIPIILVFLSGLLIASTQRNIDYAQWYQHWFTGILGILVAFFLAQLPLERIRLFLMPLYFLTISALLAVRFFGVSALGAQRWLSFGGVNIQPSEIAKITLIVVLAALLERQKFDSPRQLWKPLLVISLPWFLVFIQPDLGTSLVFGAVLLIMLYWSGMPLEWLLISLSGIFTSILSGLFPLLLFAWIPFIGFLAYKSLGKKNLPAILIMSLQSLIAWLTPWLWNYGLKDYQRDRLLLFIEPTKDPLGGGYHLIQSTIGIGSGGILGTGLFQGQLTKLRFIPEQHTDFIFSALGEETGFLGTLFVIISFLIFILRLINISRDAHTDFESLVVIGVASMIIFQVVVNIFMTIGLGPITGIPLPFMSYGRTALLVNFISLGLCLSVARRGRSFNKNW, encoded by the coding sequence ATGGCTAGTCCTTTGACTCCTATTAAAAGTAAAAAATTTAGCAGAAGATTCTCTTTTACTCCCCGAAAACTAAAAGATATTGAATGGATTCTTTGGACAATACCTATCATCCTAGTCTTTTTATCAGGGTTATTAATTGCTAGCACACAGAGGAATATTGATTATGCTCAATGGTACCAACATTGGTTCACAGGAATATTAGGTATATTGGTTGCTTTTTTTTTAGCACAATTGCCTTTAGAAAGGATACGTTTATTTTTAATGCCCTTATATTTTCTAACGATTTCCGCTCTGCTTGCCGTTAGATTTTTTGGTGTATCTGCTCTAGGTGCTCAAAGATGGTTGAGTTTTGGAGGGGTTAATATTCAGCCTTCAGAAATTGCAAAAATCACTTTAATTGTTGTTCTAGCTGCCTTATTAGAGCGTCAGAAATTTGACTCTCCACGACAATTGTGGAAACCATTGCTAGTAATAAGTTTGCCTTGGTTCTTAGTATTTATTCAACCAGACTTAGGAACCTCGCTTGTATTTGGTGCGGTGTTATTAATTATGCTTTATTGGTCTGGGATGCCTCTTGAATGGCTACTAATTTCTTTGTCTGGGATATTCACATCAATTTTATCAGGACTTTTCCCTTTACTCCTATTTGCGTGGATACCTTTTATAGGTTTTTTGGCTTACAAATCTCTAGGGAAGAAGAATTTACCAGCAATTTTGATCATGTCTTTACAATCTCTAATTGCATGGTTAACCCCGTGGCTATGGAATTATGGTCTAAAAGATTATCAAAGAGATCGATTGCTTTTATTTATTGAACCTACTAAGGACCCTCTGGGAGGTGGTTATCATTTAATTCAAAGCACTATTGGAATTGGTTCGGGAGGAATACTTGGGACTGGCTTATTTCAAGGTCAGTTAACAAAACTGCGTTTTATTCCAGAACAGCATACAGATTTTATTTTTAGTGCCCTAGGAGAAGAAACTGGTTTTTTAGGAACACTTTTTGTCATCATCTCTTTCCTCATTTTTATACTTAGACTCATTAATATTTCGAGGGATGCGCATACAGATTTTGAATCTTTGGTTGTAATAGGTGTGGCTTCAATGATTATCTTCCAAGTTGTTGTTAATATTTTTATGACTATAGGACTTGGACCCATAACTGGAATTCCATTACCATTTATGAGTTATGGCCGAACTGCCTTATTAGTTAATTTCATTTCTCTAGGGCTTTGTTTATCAGTGGCTCGAAGAGGCAGATCATTTAATAAAAATTGGTGA
- a CDS encoding Mrp/NBP35 family ATP-binding protein, giving the protein MTNAAEAITALSSIKDSGSGKSLIELGWLNQIRVAPPRVTLRLTLPNFAQSQRERIAKETKAVLERLEDIHEVQIELGTASEEGSIGKAGHGQIQPLQSIEGVKNIIAVTSGKGGVGKSTVSVNLACALAQSGYKVGLLDADIYGPNTPTMLGVAQQTPEVFGSGADQKIVPIESFGIAMVSMGFLIDEDQPVIWRGPMLNGIIRQFLYQASWGERDFLVVDMPPGTGDAQLSLAQAVPITGAIIVTTPQKVSLQDARRGLVMFKQMEIPILGVIENMSVFITPDLPQRKYTLFGSGGGEKLAQEHNIPLLSKVPMEIHVLESGNEGAPIVNTHPDSLSAQAFKEISQKIVNSINNNVNNG; this is encoded by the coding sequence ATGACTAATGCCGCAGAGGCAATTACAGCTCTTTCTTCAATAAAAGATTCTGGTAGCGGGAAATCACTAATTGAACTTGGTTGGTTAAATCAGATCAGAGTTGCACCTCCGAGAGTGACACTTAGGCTTACGCTTCCAAATTTTGCGCAGAGTCAAAGAGAGCGCATAGCTAAAGAAACAAAAGCTGTATTAGAAAGACTAGAAGACATTCATGAAGTGCAAATTGAATTAGGCACTGCTTCTGAAGAAGGATCAATTGGAAAAGCTGGACATGGCCAAATTCAACCCTTGCAATCTATAGAAGGCGTTAAAAATATCATTGCAGTAACTAGTGGCAAGGGAGGAGTTGGCAAAAGCACTGTTTCTGTCAACCTTGCTTGCGCGCTTGCTCAAAGTGGATACAAAGTCGGCTTGTTAGACGCTGATATTTATGGTCCAAATACCCCAACAATGCTTGGTGTCGCTCAACAAACACCAGAAGTATTTGGTAGTGGTGCAGATCAAAAAATTGTGCCTATTGAAAGTTTTGGGATAGCAATGGTTTCTATGGGATTTCTTATTGATGAGGACCAACCAGTGATATGGAGAGGACCAATGCTTAATGGCATTATCCGACAATTTCTGTACCAGGCTTCTTGGGGCGAGAGAGACTTTTTGGTTGTAGATATGCCCCCAGGTACAGGTGACGCACAACTTTCACTAGCTCAAGCAGTCCCAATCACAGGTGCAATAATAGTTACTACTCCTCAAAAAGTTTCACTCCAAGATGCAAGGAGAGGATTGGTTATGTTTAAGCAAATGGAGATACCTATTCTTGGAGTCATTGAGAATATGTCTGTATTCATCACACCTGATTTGCCCCAAAGAAAATATACTTTATTTGGTTCTGGAGGAGGTGAAAAATTAGCTCAAGAACATAATATTCCATTATTAAGTAAAGTGCCTATGGAAATACACGTACTAGAAAGTGGCAATGAAGGAGCTCCTATAGTTAATACTCATCCAGACTCTTTAAGTGCTCAAGCTTTTAAAGAAATTTCACAAAAGATTGTAAATAGTATTAATAATAATGTAAATAATGGCTAG